acaccctaaagtttcagaatttgggagtgtaaaatccaaaaaacccTACTTTAGGGGGTAGAATTTATATTCTGAAACgtcaaggtgtaaaatccaaacaccccaaaTTTCGGaggataaaatctaaattctgaaactttaaagtgtaaaatccaatcactcTCAAACTTTAGGGATATAATTTGTAACTCAcccttaataaataaataaaaaacatggtGTAACAAAAGTGTGGCCATTTAATGGTTGATATCAGGGCAAATTGATTGCTCAAGCCACAAGTAGCAGAAATTTTAAGGCTCTTCTAGCTATTGGGGGcaatttaattattgttattaagttgggtttgaaagtttgaaaatttagcAATCTAACACTACGTTGTTAGATTAATATCTatcagtaattttttaatagcttTACAAAATCTTAGGATCCTATCTTAAAAGattatttctttgattttagaTTAGATTTTGTCCTTAACAGCCTTAATTGGTTCCTTATATAACAGATTTCTCAAACCCTATATGGAAAATCAaactattatttatatatactcTAAATCATATGACCTATTTAATATAAGTGAATAATCTTATAATTCACTGCATAATATTTTAAAGGAGATTTCTCCCACGTgatttcaagaaaatttaatCTGTAGATTAATTATATCTTTATCCTATAGTACCTATTTTTTATCCATTaccataataacatacataataggattaattaataacttaatATACATGATGACAATTAtagccaattatatatatatatatatatatatactcgaTGACAAATTTGGAATCCAAAATCCACAAAGAATGGTAATTGGTAAGTTAATGAATAGAGGATGTGAAAGCGAATCCAAATGTGTATAAGGCCATAAAACAAGTCAAAAAAGCAGCAGCCACCGAGATTCCAAGAAGCAACGAAGCGAGGAAAGTGACCTTCTTCTACAATGTCTCCTTGCGACTTTTGGACCAACCCCAACCCAAAAAACCAAATACCGTCATCTTCTTTCCTTCTTCCTCCTCACCTCAGGTCCAAAGTCTTTGAGTCATAAGTGGAGGGTttgaaaaaacacacacacactctctctctctctctctctctctctctatcacgtATTTGCCCACCTCATTCTTTTTAGCCCAAAGAACAAGTCTAACTTAACTTACtcctagttttttttctttaagtttaAAACCTCATTCAATTCAATATATTAGCCCCCAAAGACCTGACTAGTCTTTGCTTCAACAACAAATCAGAGAAACCCCATTTGTTCTTGTGGGCGTCTGAATCTCTATAAGACATCAAAGTTCAAGCTTGAAAGTGAATTCTTAGCTGATACATTCATTTGGGTTTCAGAGAAAAACAGAGAAAGACACAAACCTTGATCATAAAACTATCAGTATTACCATGAGTAGCTCCGGGTCATCTAAACTGGATGACTCAGCAGCGGTAGAACTAACAGGGAAGATAATGGTGGTAGCCATAATTGTACTCTTCGTGGTGGTGGTGTTTGTGCTGGGTCTCCATCTCTACGCCAAATGGTTTTGGTGGAGCATTGAAGAAGCTAACACTACTTCTCCTCCTTCTCGCCGCCGTCGCCGCCGCTTTGTCTTTGCACCAGGCCAAGACCCTGCTGTTGCCAACTTGAGAAGCGGGCTTGAACCATTAGTCCTGCGTTCACTTCCCGTAATGGAATTCAATCCCAAAAACTTCAAAGATGGTTTGGAATGTGCTGTTTGCCTTTCTGAGcttgaggaaggagagaaagcTAGGCTGCTACCCAAATGCAATCATGCTTTCCACGTTGATTGCATTGACATGTGGTTTCAGTCACACTCTACCTGTCCGCTTTGTCGAAATCCGGTTGCTCCTCCTCAAGGCTCCAACTCCAGTAGTACTAGTGCTGAAATGGTAGCAGAGAATGCTTTAGTCCTTGATGAGCCTCAAGGCGAGAATTTGGCTTCTGGGTATTCCATAGACTCTCCAAATTTCCCAACAAACGTGTTGTTTTGGGGAAACCAGACTCAGTTAAGCTCTGGGACTGCTTGTTTGGAAGAAGGCCCTTCGTCTTCTTCGGCTTCATCAGGTATTGCTACTAGGCCAGCGGATGGAGTTTTGGTGATTGATATACCAAGGCTGATGACTGAGAATTTGTCATCATCATTATCCCCTTCAGCAAGCAGGTTTGTCGAGGAGGAATCAAAGTCACCTATGACAACAAGATTGAGGTCATTAAAGAGGCTTTTGAGCAGAGATAGAAGATCAAATCCTTGTAGTCCCGGTTCTGTTGATGTTGAACAAGGGGGGAGAGGACAGAGTTAAGAACCAGTTTTATTAGATTGAACATATTAGCTAGTATAGAAACTATCCTGGCAATGAGAAATTGTTGTTTTTAAAGGCCTTGAATGCTCATGCTCGGTTCTACCACTCTTGAGAATTACTACTTCGTTTTGGAGTGAAAAGAATTCCCTCATGTTACTTTGCTCCATGTTCTTTTATTCTTGATCTTGACAAATTGAGGTTGAGATCTCCacaatcttatttttcttgttataCTAGAATATTGTAGATCTGTTCTTGAAACAGAATTGAACAGTTACTTGAAATGTCCATATCGTATGAAAGTGAAATTGGCTTTGCCGTGTTAAAGAGGGCGGACAAAtcatcttctttatttatttatttatttattttaaacagAAGATGTATTATGccgtgttcttttttttttattgatacaTCAAAGAAGCACCTCTGCCCCCCAGCTCTTTGCTCATGTGAATCTTATAAAttttcatgttaggaacatgaTCAATTACTGATGTTCAATTCAATAGAGAATTGGTAACATGCATATGGAATGGAGTGGTAACGGGCTCTTGATCTTGGGATGCATTTGTCACAGTGCCATTGTTGACAATAGACTAGCTTTTTTGAATTAAGTATACCTGCCTTTCCAGTTAGTTTCTCTTTACTTGATTAGGCTACATTTTGGTTCATTTTTAAAGAAATCTACTGTCTGGTACCCACCTACCCCACCCACAAACCCTCTTTCTCAGGGTCGGTTGGTAACAATCATGCATACAGGAAAGACTTGTCGAGGATAGTATAGGTGGAATAAAATCAAGATGGAATGAGGTAACGAGGGACCATTATTGTTTCTATGGACAATCATGTTATTGTTTCTATTCAATTCCCAAGTTTGCTTGATCATACCAATGAAGCAGAATTTAAGCAGTCAGTTCCCTTGAGAAATAGAATTAAAGAACCTCCTGAGGTCATTTTGACCACATCTAAGTAACTAATGCGTCTTTGATGAGAATTTGGTATGTCATGGTATGTTGGGTTGAATTGCTTGTAAAAGACTACAAAGTCTGTTCTCTGACAATGCATCAGCAGTAAATGCAAAATTAACATACATTTCTGAAAAACCACAGTAGGTACCAAGGAAACAGGATATTAATGACACAATGGAATTACAATTGATCAGTAAGAAGTTCTCTTGTTACTTGGATGACTCAATTATACAAAATAGGTCTCCAAGTTTCTTGCTTTTTCaacaaaatgatcaaattgCATACCCGCCGTAGCCAATATTTAAAGACTTCAGAAATCAATTGTTGCACCTCAACATAAAGTTTTCCCTGTCTTCACAAGTCCCCCAATTTCACATCAGACCAATGAACACTTTCATGTGGAGAATGCATAAGCACCACATTGGGGGTTGAATCAACAACCTCTTGTTGATGCCACTATGTTACGAGGTAAACAGGTCCATAGGTCTGAACATCATGAGGTCTGTCAAGCTGGTCAAGACACGTATAAGGTATCTCATTCTCCACTCTCTTAGTGGGGTTAAAAAGGCCACTAATAGGCCCAGATGTGGAATGCCTGTACCTGCAATCATTAGTCTTGCCACTGCCATGTATTGGACCAGAAACAAGACGCTGTCTTGGAGTTGAATTGTAAGAACTAACTTCTGGTTCTACTTGAAGCTTGCTCTTTTTGTCAGTTTTCCACCATGACAAGAGAGAATCTTTCCATgatttctttccctttttctcttcggccaatcttttctttccattttcttctgGATGCAGTGATGAGCTCTGGAAACCTACTTCCCTTGCATGGTGTCTTGCTTCTTGTAAGAACTAAACCAAAGCCAAATCCATAAATACATTTACATACTGATCAACATTGTGGCATTGATTTTTGAACGGATTACAtatcaacacacacacactcgtATATATTGCATAATAGTAGATATCATATTTATGAAAACATAGATGATTTACAATGACAAACTCGGTTTTGAAGATCAATCAATTGGTGCAACACTAGAGATGATCTAAGTcaaaagggaggggggggggagtaGTAATTGCAAACACTTGATGTGGGAACACAATGTTCATGTCAAAAACTGGACTAGTCTCTGTTGACAAAGATTCAACATATTAAAAGTCTTCTCCACCATCAATAAActgacaggaaaaaaaaaagttagagaaaaATCACCTGCGAGAAGTCCACAACATGAGAATCAAATCCATCACCCTCATAATCAGTTGTTTCATACTTCGGGTATATTGGAGATTTCTTCATTTTTGCCTGAAAGTTTTAAGTCCAATATCAAGAACAAAGCAAGAAAACTCAAAGAACAAAGCTTGACAAGAATCAAAAGGAAACATTCAGCTTTACAGGTTGGGAGAGTTTGTGAATATGATCCTCCAAAttgtggaaaaaataaatagctAGAAGCAAGAAAAGGATTTTGAAGTAAATGAGAATTTGCAATTTGGTGCTGTCCTCAAAGAACTAGATGATGAAATGCTGGGAAACAGGGAgctcttaaataaaataagatgatttAACCACTTCGACTAATAAGAGATTGTACTTCCaagcataaaaaacaaaagccaacTACCCTATTGATATCCTCCTATCTATCACAGTGAGAGTTACAGAATAGAGAAATAACAGAAAATCTTTTGGTAGTTGAAATGGCAGTGTAATCTTTATAATTCATATTTGTTTTAGAAAGAATGGGCAGTGATGTGAGTAGGAAAGTGAAAAATTCACAATGTATTGCATTTCTCTACTCTTAACATATGGcatttgataataattttttatcatcaaaccaaaattttgtaactaaggCTTAGTTGTAACTTGTTGAATATGAAAGATATATGATCAAACTTACACCGCAAGGCAAAAGGTGGTATATTAGTCAGCAGTGACAAATATTAATGGggtctaactttttttttgcattcatACATACTCTTTACCTTTAATGGGACCAAATAATGAATCAACCCGTCAACACGCAAACCCCTCTTTTGGCTTAGACTTGTGACTTGCACAACTTCTTCAATGTAAAGAGAGAATGGGTTTATGTTTATGTGGGGTTctgaatttgattttgacagtttgtgattaaaaaaattgaaattgaaattaatcgtttaatagtaataataataataaataaatagtaaatactaaTTATAAAGCAAAAAGGATTAAAGGAAATGATAGATCCTAGAGCAGACAAATCTGGCGCATGTTTCGGGGACTCCGAGGCCTTTAGTTTTGGAAGTTTGGGAGGGAAATGCAAGaaccttttttaaaaatgtcataatcataatcataatcataatcataatcatatATCCTTCCCCTTGGTTTAAGGCGTGTTGTATGGTTCCCGTTGTACATCAATTTCAATTTGTGTTTAGAGAATAAAGACCAAACCCACCCTCACCTACTTATTAGGGTATGTTTAAATGTtgtttattgttaaaaattgaaaactgaaaacactatagcaaaataatttttaatgtataaataATGCTATGGGACccaattttaaagttatttttgctttaaaaaGTACTTATAGACCTCGTGAATAATGTATGAGACCtactaaaaaaaagttagaatgGAACCCACTAAAAAAGCGTGCTTACCAAACTAAGAAGAGGCTCACCAGACAATGTGCTTGACATGAAATGAGAACAAATTCGATTTCAACCCCACCACCATGTGtaaacttaataaataaataaataatttgagtAAAAAACAGAAGACAATATCATTCATGCCACAACTACAACCCCTATACAATGATTTCCCTAGAAGAGACAGTGTAACATGGTTTGCTAATGATAATGTCTTTTTAAGACAACGGTACTATATTCAATTCAACATGatcataaaattttcaagtataaGTCAAACTCTTTCCTCTCATAGTGTATGCCTTTGCGTGTGTTTGGCACCtacttaaaaaattagattattttactattcagcttatttttattactatttatgggcTCTACTACATTTTTtgctgtactatttcagctaacttttacctttatttacagtattttcaacaaaaagtttccAATtacagcaaaataagcggttgCCAAACAAATCCCTAACCTAATATCAATGGAATCAATCATCAATAAATCTGGAACAGGGGACTAAATAAAGCTCCTCAAATAAAGAACtgattacataaaaaaaataaaaataaaataaaaataaaaaagacaacctcaaaaaaacaagaatgaaAGCAAAGCATAAATGCGTTATGCTGTGCTTGGATAGAGGACTTGAGAACAACCCGCTCCGCTCAAGGGCAAACAATG
The sequence above is drawn from the Castanea sativa cultivar Marrone di Chiusa Pesio chromosome 5, ASM4071231v1 genome and encodes:
- the LOC142633458 gene encoding RING-H2 finger protein ATL3-like, which encodes MSSSGSSKLDDSAAVELTGKIMVVAIIVLFVVVVFVLGLHLYAKWFWWSIEEANTTSPPSRRRRRRFVFAPGQDPAVANLRSGLEPLVLRSLPVMEFNPKNFKDGLECAVCLSELEEGEKARLLPKCNHAFHVDCIDMWFQSHSTCPLCRNPVAPPQGSNSSSTSAEMVAENALVLDEPQGENLASGYSIDSPNFPTNVLFWGNQTQLSSGTACLEEGPSSSSASSGIATRPADGVLVIDIPRLMTENLSSSLSPSASRFVEEESKSPMTTRLRSLKRLLSRDRRSNPCSPGSVDVEQGGRGQS
- the LOC142633459 gene encoding uncharacterized protein LOC142633459 produces the protein MKKSPIYPKYETTDYEGDGFDSHVVDFSQFLQEARHHAREVGFQSSSLHPEENGKKRLAEEKKGKKSWKDSLLSWWKTDKKSKLQVEPEVSSYNSTPRQRLVSGPIHGSGKTNDCRYRHSTSGPISGLFNPTKRVENEIPYTCLDQLDRPHDVQTYGPVYLVT